The following are from one region of the Eulemur rufifrons isolate Redbay chromosome 17, OSU_ERuf_1, whole genome shotgun sequence genome:
- the HTR1A gene encoding 5-hydroxytryptamine receptor 1A, giving the protein MDVLSPGQGNNTTSTQGPLGTGRNATGISDVTFSYQVITSLLLGTLIFCAVLGNACVVAAIALERSLQNVANYLIGSLAVTDLMVSVLVLPMAALYQVLNKWTLGQVTCDLFIALDVLCCTSSILHLCAIALDRYWAITDPIDYVNKRTPRRAAALISLTWLIGFLISIPPMLGWRTPEDRSDPDACTISKDHGYTIYSTFGAFYIPLLLMLVLYGRIFRAARFRIRKTVKKVKTGGADTRLGASPAQQPKKSVNGDPGTRDWRRGVENRAVGIPCANGAIRQGDDGAALEVIEVHRVGNSKEHLPLPSEAGAAPCAPSSFERKNERNAEAKRKMALARERKTVKTLGIIMGTFILCWLPFFIVALVLPFCESSCHMPTLLGAIINWLGYSNSLLNPVIYAYFNKDFQNAFKKIIKCKFCRR; this is encoded by the coding sequence ATGGATGTGCTCAGTCCTGGCCAGGGCAACAACACCACATCGACCCAGGGTCCCCTTGGGACAGGCCGCAATGCTACTGGCATCTCCGACGTGACCTTCAGCTATCAAGTAATCACCTCTCTGCTGCTGGGGACGCTCATCTTCTGTGCGGTGCTGGGCAATGCGTGCGTGGTGGCAGCCATCGCCCTGGAGCGCTCCCTGCAGAACGTTGCCAACTATCTCATTGGCTCATTGGCGGTCACCGACCTCATGGTGTCGGTGCTGGTCCTGCCCATGGCCGCGCTGTACCAGGTGCTCAACAAGTGGACTCTGGGCCAGGTCACCTGTGACCTGTTTATCGCCCTCGACGTGCTGTGTTGCACCTCATCCATCCTGCACCTGTGCGCCATAGCGCTGGACAGGTACTGGGCCATCACGGACCCCATCGACTACGTGAACAAGAGGACGCCCCGGCGCGCCGCTGCGCTCATCTCGCTCACTTGGCTCATTGGCTTTCTCATCTCCATCCCGCCCATGCTGGGCTGGCGCACCCCGGAAGACCGTTCGGACCCCGACGCTTGCACTATCAGCAAGGACCACGGCTACACTATCTACTCCACCTTCGGCGCTTTCTACATCCCTCTGCTACTCATGCTGGTTCTCTACGGGCGCATATTCCGAGCTGCCCGCTTCCGCATACGAAAGACAGTCAAAAAGGTGAAGACCGGAGGAGCGGACACCCGCCTTGGAGCATCGCCGGCCCAGCAGCCCAAAAAGAGCGTGAATGGAGATCCAGGGACAAGGGACTGGAGGCGGGGCGTGGAGAACAGGGCAGTGGGGATTCCGTGCGCCAACGGCGCGATAAGGCAGGGCGACGATGGCGCCGCCCTGGAGGTGATCGAGGTGCACCGGGTGGGCAACTCCAAAGAGCACCTGCCGCTGCCCAGCGAGGCTGGTGCTGCCCCCTGCGCCCCCTCCTCCTTCGAGAGGAAAAATGAGCGCAACGCTGAGGCGAAGCGCAAGATGGCCCTGGCCCGCGAGAGGAAGACAGTGAAGACGCTGGGCATCATCATGGGTACTTTCATCCTCTGCTGGCTGCCCTTCTTCATCGTGGCCCTGGTCCTGCCCTTCTGCGAGAGCAGCTGCCACATGCCCACCCTGCTGGGCGCCATTATCAACTGGCTGGGCTACTCCAACTCTCTGCTCAACCCTGTCATTTACGCCTACTTCAACAAGGACTTTCAAAACGCATTTAAGAAGATTATTAAGTGCAAGTTCTGCCGCCGATGA